The Etheostoma spectabile isolate EspeVRDwgs_2016 chromosome 23, UIUC_Espe_1.0, whole genome shotgun sequence genome includes a window with the following:
- the hgfa gene encoding hepatocyte growth factor a isoform X2 yields MRTNIWIYQTVVCVVVTVLGTGFCRRTHQSLQKYEKTESHMLVCTDCPQPPLVRNSRSQEQCARKCKKVKKSFNCRAFNFQRHNRKCHLLPFDRFTHGVQKQANVNFTLYEKKDYIRECIISTKDNYRGRRSWTKSNITCQAWSDNNINEHTFYPDRYPNQDLRENFCRNPNNDPGGPWCYTTDPNVRAEECGIPQCSEEVCMMCNGEDYRGKMDHTERGKECQRWDSVRPHKHHFQPKKYRQKDLKDNYCRNPDNRLRPWCYTMDPKTPWEYCNITLCDSDLSEDTDVNVTTSCVQGKGTDYRGTMNVTPEGVTCQRWDLQLPHNHSFLPQNFKCKDLRENYCRNPDGADYPWCFTTDPNQRVANCTNIPRCDAEATQKIECYEDNGETYRGTLSITRSGIPCADWLHHINSGDSHSTESHVGLEKNYCRNPDRDKHGPWCYTNPNNRLAWDYCKLRHCESATVAPQPITLTGPKISCFVHINTRIVGGHQVQGSDGSWVVSIQREKIHLCGGSLIREDWVLTDQQCFTSCVPDLKDYSVQVGLRHLNESSRHPRLRISRLICGPEGSNLVMLKLEDPAPVSEGASTIHLPVKECHITEGTNCTMYGWGETKNAGYDDALNALTMPMVNNDMCSQIKGDAGESRICAGGKRGEGVCDKDNGGPLVCQEHERKVIIGVSIQRTKCASSQPALFVNVAFYSEWIYKVFKLYPSLERN; encoded by the exons atgaggacaaacatATGGATTTACCaaactgtggtgtgtgttgtagtcACTGTATTGGGCACAG GTTTTTGTAGAAGGACTCATCAGTCATTACAGAAGTATGAAAAGACTGAGAGTCACATGCTGGTTTGCACAGACTGCCCTCAGCCCCCTTTGGTACGAAACAGCCGATCGCAGGAACAGTGCGCACGCAAGTGCAAGAAGGTCAAGAAAAGCTTCAACTGCAG AGCTTTCAACTTTCAGCGGCACAACAGGAAATGCCACTTGCTTCCTTTTGACCGCTTCACCCATGGCGTGCAGAAGCAGGCCAACGTCAACTTTActttgtatgaaaaaaaag ATTATATAAGGGAGTGTATCATCAGCACCAAGGACAACTACAGAGGGAGGAGGTCTTGGACAAAGTCAAACATCACTTGCCAAGCTTGGTCAGATAATAACATCAATGAACACAC GTTTTATCCTGATAGGTACCCAAATCAAGACCTGAGGGAAAACTTCTGTCGTAATCCCAACAATGACCCTGGTGGCCCGTGGTGCTACACCACTGACCCCAACGTACGAGCCGAGGAGTGTGGCATACCACAGTGCTCAGAGG AAGTCTGCATGATGTGTAATGGGGAAGATTACCGGGGCAAAATGGACCATACGGAGAGGGGCAAGGAGTGCCAGAGATGGGACTCAGTAAGGCCTCACAAACACCACTTCCAACCCAAAAA GTATCGGCAAAAAGATTTAAAGGACAACTACTGTCGTAATCCAGATAATCGTCTTCGTCCCTGGTGCTACACCATGGATCCCAAAACTCCGTGGGAGTACTGCAACATTACTTTATGTG ATTCTGACTTGAGTGAGGACACAGATGTCAATGTAACAACATCCTGTGTCCAGGGAAAAGGCACAGATTACAGAGGCACAATGAATGTCACTCCGGAGGGTGTGACATGTCAGCGCTGGGACTTACAGTTGCCCCATAACCACTCCTTTCTTCCTCAGAACTTCAAATGCAA aGATCTCAGAGAGAACTACTGCCGTAACCCTGATGGTGCAGATTACCCATGGTGCTTCACTACAGACCCTAATCAGAGGGTAGCCAACTGCACCAACATCCCCAGGTGTGATGCTGAGGCCACACAAAAAATAG AATGTTATGAAGACAACGGAGAGACGTACAGGGGCACTTTATCCATAACTCGATCTGGGATTCCCTGTGCAGACTGGTTGCATCACATAAACAG tggGGATTCTCACTCTACAGAATCCCATGTAGGGCTGGAGAAGAACTACTGCCGGAACCCGGACCGGGACAAACATGGCCCCTGGTGTTATACCAATCCAAATAACCGTTTGGCCTGGGACTACTGCAAACTGCGGCACT GTGAATCAGCTACAGTGGCTCCTCAACCGATCA CTTTAACTGGGCCCAAGATATCATGTTTTGTGCATATAAACACAAGAATCGTTGGCGGACACCAAGTGCAAGGTTCAGATGGCAGCTGGGTTGTGAGCATCCAAAGAGA GAAGATTCATTTGTGCGGGGGCTCATTAATCAGAGAAGATTGGGTTTTGACAGACCAACAGTGCTTCACCTCCTG TGTTCCAGATCTCAAGGATTACAGTGTGCAGGTGGGTCTGCGCCACCTCAATGAATCCTCACGCCACCCAAGACTACGCATCTCTCGCCTGATATGTGGCCCAGAAGGATCCAATTTGGTTATGCTGAAACTAGAAGA TCCGGCCCCTGTGTCTGAAGGTGCCTCCACTATTCATCTTCCAGTAAAAGAGTGTCACATCACCGAAGGCACCAACTGCACCATGTATGGATGGGGGGAAACTAAAA ATGCAGGATACGATGATGCACTGAACGCTTTGACCATGCCCATGGTCAACAATGACATGTGCTCACAAATTAAAGGAGATGCTGGGGAAAGCAGAATATGTGCTGGTGGCAAGAGAGGAGAAGGCGTATGTGAT AAAGACAATGGCGGCCCATTGGTTTGCCAGGAACATGAGCGCAAAGTCATCATTGGCGTGAGCATCCAAAGGACAAAATGCGCCTCATCACAGCCTGCACTTTTTGTCAACGTTGCTTTCTACTCTGAGTGGATATACAAAGTGTTCAAACTTTACCCCAGTTTGGAAAGAAACTGA
- the hgfa gene encoding hepatocyte growth factor a isoform X1, with product MRTNIWIYQTVVCVVVTVLGTGFCRRTHQSLQKYEKTESHMLVCTDCPQPPLVRNSRSQEQCARKCKKVKKSFNCRAFNFQRHNRKCHLLPFDRFTHGVQKQANVNFTLYEKKDYIRECIISTKDNYRGRRSWTKSNITCQAWSDNNINEHTFYPDRYPNQDLRENFCRNPNNDPGGPWCYTTDPNVRAEECGIPQCSEEVCMMCNGEDYRGKMDHTERGKECQRWDSVRPHKHHFQPKKYRQKDLKDNYCRNPDNRLRPWCYTMDPKTPWEYCNITLCDSDLSEDTDVNVTTSCVQGKGTDYRGTMNVTPEGVTCQRWDLQLPHNHSFLPQNFKCNLCMCFRDLRENYCRNPDGADYPWCFTTDPNQRVANCTNIPRCDAEATQKIECYEDNGETYRGTLSITRSGIPCADWLHHINSGDSHSTESHVGLEKNYCRNPDRDKHGPWCYTNPNNRLAWDYCKLRHCESATVAPQPITLTGPKISCFVHINTRIVGGHQVQGSDGSWVVSIQREKIHLCGGSLIREDWVLTDQQCFTSCVPDLKDYSVQVGLRHLNESSRHPRLRISRLICGPEGSNLVMLKLEDPAPVSEGASTIHLPVKECHITEGTNCTMYGWGETKNAGYDDALNALTMPMVNNDMCSQIKGDAGESRICAGGKRGEGVCDKDNGGPLVCQEHERKVIIGVSIQRTKCASSQPALFVNVAFYSEWIYKVFKLYPSLERN from the exons atgaggacaaacatATGGATTTACCaaactgtggtgtgtgttgtagtcACTGTATTGGGCACAG GTTTTTGTAGAAGGACTCATCAGTCATTACAGAAGTATGAAAAGACTGAGAGTCACATGCTGGTTTGCACAGACTGCCCTCAGCCCCCTTTGGTACGAAACAGCCGATCGCAGGAACAGTGCGCACGCAAGTGCAAGAAGGTCAAGAAAAGCTTCAACTGCAG AGCTTTCAACTTTCAGCGGCACAACAGGAAATGCCACTTGCTTCCTTTTGACCGCTTCACCCATGGCGTGCAGAAGCAGGCCAACGTCAACTTTActttgtatgaaaaaaaag ATTATATAAGGGAGTGTATCATCAGCACCAAGGACAACTACAGAGGGAGGAGGTCTTGGACAAAGTCAAACATCACTTGCCAAGCTTGGTCAGATAATAACATCAATGAACACAC GTTTTATCCTGATAGGTACCCAAATCAAGACCTGAGGGAAAACTTCTGTCGTAATCCCAACAATGACCCTGGTGGCCCGTGGTGCTACACCACTGACCCCAACGTACGAGCCGAGGAGTGTGGCATACCACAGTGCTCAGAGG AAGTCTGCATGATGTGTAATGGGGAAGATTACCGGGGCAAAATGGACCATACGGAGAGGGGCAAGGAGTGCCAGAGATGGGACTCAGTAAGGCCTCACAAACACCACTTCCAACCCAAAAA GTATCGGCAAAAAGATTTAAAGGACAACTACTGTCGTAATCCAGATAATCGTCTTCGTCCCTGGTGCTACACCATGGATCCCAAAACTCCGTGGGAGTACTGCAACATTACTTTATGTG ATTCTGACTTGAGTGAGGACACAGATGTCAATGTAACAACATCCTGTGTCCAGGGAAAAGGCACAGATTACAGAGGCACAATGAATGTCACTCCGGAGGGTGTGACATGTCAGCGCTGGGACTTACAGTTGCCCCATAACCACTCCTTTCTTCCTCAGAACTTCAAATGCAA tttgtgtatgtgttttagaGATCTCAGAGAGAACTACTGCCGTAACCCTGATGGTGCAGATTACCCATGGTGCTTCACTACAGACCCTAATCAGAGGGTAGCCAACTGCACCAACATCCCCAGGTGTGATGCTGAGGCCACACAAAAAATAG AATGTTATGAAGACAACGGAGAGACGTACAGGGGCACTTTATCCATAACTCGATCTGGGATTCCCTGTGCAGACTGGTTGCATCACATAAACAG tggGGATTCTCACTCTACAGAATCCCATGTAGGGCTGGAGAAGAACTACTGCCGGAACCCGGACCGGGACAAACATGGCCCCTGGTGTTATACCAATCCAAATAACCGTTTGGCCTGGGACTACTGCAAACTGCGGCACT GTGAATCAGCTACAGTGGCTCCTCAACCGATCA CTTTAACTGGGCCCAAGATATCATGTTTTGTGCATATAAACACAAGAATCGTTGGCGGACACCAAGTGCAAGGTTCAGATGGCAGCTGGGTTGTGAGCATCCAAAGAGA GAAGATTCATTTGTGCGGGGGCTCATTAATCAGAGAAGATTGGGTTTTGACAGACCAACAGTGCTTCACCTCCTG TGTTCCAGATCTCAAGGATTACAGTGTGCAGGTGGGTCTGCGCCACCTCAATGAATCCTCACGCCACCCAAGACTACGCATCTCTCGCCTGATATGTGGCCCAGAAGGATCCAATTTGGTTATGCTGAAACTAGAAGA TCCGGCCCCTGTGTCTGAAGGTGCCTCCACTATTCATCTTCCAGTAAAAGAGTGTCACATCACCGAAGGCACCAACTGCACCATGTATGGATGGGGGGAAACTAAAA ATGCAGGATACGATGATGCACTGAACGCTTTGACCATGCCCATGGTCAACAATGACATGTGCTCACAAATTAAAGGAGATGCTGGGGAAAGCAGAATATGTGCTGGTGGCAAGAGAGGAGAAGGCGTATGTGAT AAAGACAATGGCGGCCCATTGGTTTGCCAGGAACATGAGCGCAAAGTCATCATTGGCGTGAGCATCCAAAGGACAAAATGCGCCTCATCACAGCCTGCACTTTTTGTCAACGTTGCTTTCTACTCTGAGTGGATATACAAAGTGTTCAAACTTTACCCCAGTTTGGAAAGAAACTGA